The genomic segment GGGTGATGCGCTGTACGGGCGCCCGGAGGGCGTCGAAGCACTCCTCCGCGAGGAGGGCAGCCACCTCCGCGGCGAACCCGCAGGTGCGGTTGGAATCGTCCAGGATCACCACACGTCCGGTGCGGCGGACGACCCGGAAGAGTCCCTCGCGGTCCAGGGGGAGGAGGGTGCGGGGATCCCACACCAGGAGCTGGATGCCCTCCTCGGCCAATTTCTCCGCCACCTGGAGGGCGGTCTGCACCAGGTGCCCCGTGGCGATCACCGTCACGTCGCTGCCGTCCCGCTTCACCTCGCCCACGCCCAGGGGAACCGTGTACGGCTCCTCCGGCACGGGGCCCCGGAGGGCGTAGAGGGCCGCGGGGCAGAGGACGAAGACCGGGTCGTCGTGTCGGATGGCGCTGATGAGCAGCCCCTTCATGTCGTAAGGCGTGGAAGGCAGGACCACCTTGAACCCCGCATGGAGAAGGAAGGGATAGGGGTTGTCGGAGTGTTGCCCGGCCGCGTTGTTCTTGGCACCCGCGCCCATGACCAGGTACGTGATCGGGAGCCGCACCTGCCCGCCCAGCATGTAGGGCATCTTCGCCGCCTGGTTTGCCAGCTGGTCGAAGGCCACGTACACCAGGGAGGGGATCTGGTATTCCACGATGGGCCGGAACCCTGCCATGGCCGCCCCCGTGGCGAATCCCGTGAAGGCGGCCTCGGAGATGGGCATATCGAGCACCCGCTCCGGGCCGAAGGCTTCCACGAAGCCCCGGGTGGTCCCCCGCATGCTCACCCGGATGTCCTCCCCGAGGATGAAGACCCGGGGATCCCGCTGCATCTCCTGATACAGGGCCTCCTGGATGGCCTGCAGATACCGGATCTGCCGCATCATCGCCACCCCCGCGCAGGGATTCCTTCCATGGGTTCCGCGTACATGTACTCCAGGGCCGTGGCCGGATCCGGCCAGGGGCTCTGGCGGGCGAAGGCCACGGCCTCCTCCAGGGCCCGCTCGATCTCCCCGTCGATCCCGTCGAGCTCCGCCTCCGTGGCCCATCCTCGTTCCAGCATCCGCTGACGCCAGGTGCGGATGGGGTCCCGCTGACGCCACTGCTCGATCTCCTCCTCCGTCCGGTACCGGACGTGCGGGAGATTTCGCTCCGCGGTGTAGTGTCCCGAGTAGCGATACGTCCGGCACTCCAAAAAGCTCGGTCCTCCCCCCGCCCGGGCTCGGGCCACGGCCTCCACCGCAGCCCCGTACACGGCCTCCACGTCCATCCCGTCCACCGGACGGGCGGGGATCCCGTACGCCTCCGCCCGTCGCCACAGCTCGTTGCGGGTGACGGACCGGATGGGGGTGGTGATGGCGTACAGGTTGTTCTCGCACACGAACACCACCGGCAGATCCAGGATGGCGGCGAGGTTGAGGGATTCGTGGACCACGCCCTGGTTGATGGCCCCGTCTCCGAAGAAGGCCACCACCACCCGATCCCCCTGCCGGCGGAACACGTACGCGGCACCGCACGCCATGGGACAGCCTGCGCCCACGATCCCGTTCGCGCCGTACACCCCGATCTGCACATCCGCGATGTGCATGGAGCCACCGCGGCCCCGGTTGTATCCCGTCTCCCTCCCCATGAGCTCCGCCATCATGTACCGGACGTCCCCACCCTTCGCGATCACGTGTCCGTGACCCCGGTGGGTGCTGGTGATGGCGTCGTCCGGCCTCAGGGCCGCGCACACCCCCACGGCCACCGCCTCCTGACCGATGTACTCGTGGGTGATGCCGGGGATCTCGTTGTCGTTCACCAGCTCCACCACCCGCTCCTCGAACCTGCGGATGAGACGCATCCGCCGGTACATCTCCAGGGCGAGTTCCCGCGGGATCCCCATGGCGTTGCCTCCCGGTTTCCGACTACTGCCGAACGCCCCGCGGAGTGGGGGATTGCGCCGTGAGGCCTCCGTCGATCACGATGGTCGCGCCGTTGATGTGACGGGCGAAGTCGGAGCTTAAAAACAGCACGAGCCAGGCGATCTCCTGGGGCTCCCCCAGGCGCTGGTCCGGGGTCACGGCCCGCATCCGCTCGTTGTATTCCTCCATCTGCCCGGGCTGCTTGGCCTCCACGATGGCGCGATACAGGCGCGTGTCCACGGGGCCGGGGGCGATGGCGTTCACGCGGACGCCGAAGCGTGCCACCTCCAGAGCCGCGGTCTGCGTGAGGCCCACCACCGCGTGCTTGCTGGCGCTGTAGCCCACCATGGTGGGGCTCCCGTAATAGGCGGCGATGCTGGCCGTGTTGACCACCGCGCCGCTGCGCTGCTGGATCATCACGGGAAGCACGTACTTCAGCCCGAGGAACACCCCCCGCACGTTGATGGCCATGATCCGGTCGAACTGCTCCTCGGGGAGCTCCACGATGGGGGCAAAGGCGCCCTCCCAGCCCGCGTTGTTCGCGAAGGCATCGATCCGTCCGAACCGCTCCACGGCCTCCCGGACGTACCGCTGGACGTCCTCCGAACGGGTCACGTCCGCCTGCACGAAGATCGCCTCTCCGTCTTCCCGCCGGATCTGCGCCACGGTTTCCTCGCCCCCCCGGGGGTCGAGGTCCACGCACACCACCCGGGCCCCCGCCCGCGCGAACTCCTGGCAGATGGCCCGACCGATGCCGGACCCTCCGCCCGTCACCACCGCCACCTTCCCCGTGAAGTCCACGCGCACCGCCCTCACCTCCGCTCTGCACGGCCTCGTGCCAAACGTACTCGGGCAGCAGGAGAAGCGTCAAGTGGGGCGAATCCCATAATCCCTAAAGGAAACGTCCGCCCCGGGCCCGCGGGGCTCTGGGCCTTGCGCGAGATCCACCGAAGGGGGGTGTGGGATGGACCGGGGGTTTCCCAGTCCGTTTGAGGTCATGACCCCACCGGAGTGCGAGGGGTGGGAGGAACTCTACCCCTACTACCTGCTCTTCAGCCCGGATCGGCGGGAGGAAGAGGAGGAACGGTTCTGGTTTCTCAACACCATGCACTACACGGAGCCCCTCGCGCCCTTCGACACCGTCGCCGCGGAGGCGGGGCACGTGGGGATCGGGGAGATGAGTCACCGCATCTTCCTCATCCCCGGGGCGAAGGGCATGGCGTTCCGCATCCTCCTGGGGTACGTGTACATGAGTCCCACTCCCATCACGGACCCACAGGAGGTCGAGCGCCGGACACCGTACTTCCTGCGGCGGGCGGGGAGCTACTACGAGCAGTGGGAGGAGGTCTACGGGAACTGGAAGCGAAAGGTCACGGAGGAGATCCGTGCCCTGGATTCCCTGCGGTTCCCTCCCCTCCCGGAGGTGGAGGAGGAAGCGGTGGTCCTGGAGCGGCGGGGGGTGGGGCTCGCCTGGGACGTCCTGCACGCGTACCACCGGGCCCTGGAGAGCATCTACCGCATGTGGCAGCTGCACATGGAGATCGTGATGATCGGGTTCGGGGAGTACCTCACCTTCTACCAGTTCTGCAAGCAGGCTTTCCCCGAGATCCCGGATCCGGTCATCCCCCGGATGGTGTCCGGGATCGACGTGAGCATGTTCCGGCCCAACGACGAGCTGAAGCGGCTGGCGCGGCTCGCGGTGGAGCTGGGGATCGAGGAGGCGTTCCAGGAGGGGAGGAGCTGGCAGGAGGTATGGCGCGCGCTGGAGGGCACGGAAGGAGGCCGGCGCTGGCTCGGGGAGTGGGAGCGGAGCGCGGACCCCTGGTTCTACATGAGCACGGGAGATGGGTTCCATCACACCCACCGGGCGTGGAAGGACGATCCCACACCGGTCCTCTCGGTCCTGCCCCACTACATCGAGCGGATCCGGGCCGGGGAGACCCTCGACCGGCCTCTGGAGGAACTGGTGGCGGAGCGGGACCGGATCGCCACGGAGTATCGCAGGCTCCTCCCCTCGGAGGAGGATCGGCGGGCCTTCGATCAGATGCTCCAGCTGACGCGGAAGGTGTACTACGGGATCGAGGACCACAAGTTCTACGTGGAGCAGTGGTACCAGAGCCTGTTCTGGAACAAGATCCGGGAGCTCGGGGGGCTGTTCGTGCAGCAGGGATTCTTCGAGGATCCGGAGGATGTCTTCTATCTGAAGCCCCGGGAGGTCTCGGAAGCCCTCCACGATCTTCTGCTCGCGTGGTCCGCGGGATGCGGGGCCCGAGGTCCCCGGTACTGGCGGCCGGTGATCCAGCGTCGGCGGCGGGTCCACCAGGCCCTCCGGAAGGTCACGCCCCCGCCGTTTCTGGGCCGGGTGCCGGAGGAGATGACGGATCCCGCGGTGGTCATGCTGTGGGGCTTCACCCCGGATCGGGTCCGGTCCTGGCTTGCACCCCAGGAGGAGAACGTGCTGCGGGGGATTCCGGGAGCGCCCGGGGTAGCGGAGGGACCGGCCCGGGTGGTGTTCACGGCGGAGGACCTCTCACAGGTCCGGTCCGGGGAGATCCTGGTCTGCCCCGTGACGGAGCCCAGCTGGGCTCCCGTGTTCGCGAAGATCAAGGCCACGGTGTCGGACATCGGGGGCATCATGTCCCACGCGGCCATCGTTGCCCGGGAGTACGGGATCCCCGCGGTGCTGGGAACCGGGGTGGCCACCCAGAGGATCCGCACCGGCCAGCGGATCCGGGTGGATGGGGATGCGGGAACCGTGACCCTTCTGGACTGAGGAGGTCCCCTCCGTGAGCGGCGCGGAATCCTTCGCCACCCTCCGCGACCTCGTTCAGGCGGCCCGCCGGAGGCTTGCGCCCTACGTGTGGGACTACATCTCCGGCGGGGCGGAGACGGAGACCACCCTGCGTCGGAACCGGCTGGGCTGGACGCGCTACGCCTTCCGACCCCGGGTGCTGCGGGACGTCCGGGTCCGGTCCACGGCGACCACCTTTCTGGGACACCCCCTGGCCTCACCCGTGATGCTGGCGCCCATCGGCAACCTGGGCCTGGTCCACCCGGACGGTACCCGGGCGGTGGTCCGGGCCGCGGGCCGGCGGGGGACCATCGCCTGGATCAGCACGATGTCTGAGCGTTCCTTGGAAGAGGTGGCGGAGGCCGCAGGCGGTCCCCTGGTCTTCCAGCTCTATGTGCGGGGGGATCGCGGCTGGATGCGCCGGATGGTGCGCCGGGTGGAAGCCGCGGGCTACCTGGCCCTGTGCCTGACCGTGGACGTCCCGGTGTACGGAAGACGGGAACGGGACCTCCAGAACCGGTTTCGTCCCCGCCAGGAGGCGCAACGTCCGAACCTCGCGGACATCGTCCCGGACGAGACCTACCAGGCAGCCCTCACCTGGGACGATGTGCGTTGGCTCCGAGACCAGACCTCCCTCCCCTTGGTCCTGAAGGGGATCCTCACCCCCGAGGACGCCCGGCTGGCGGTGGAGCACGGGGTGCAGGTGGTGTACGTCTCCAACCACGGGGGCCGGCAGCTGGACCACGCGCCCGCCACCGTGGACGTGCTTTCGGAGATCGTGGAGGCGGTGGGGGGTCGGGCGGAGGTGCTGGTGGACGGCGGTCTCCTGCGGGGCACGGACGTGGTGAAGGCCCTCGCCCTGGGTGCCCGGGCGGCCCTCATCGGGAAGCTCCAGTGCTGGGCCCTGGCCGCGGCAGGCCAGGAGGGGGTGGAGCGGGCTCTGGAGTTGTTGCAGGAGGAGATCAGCACCACCCTGGGGCTCCTGGGGGTAACGGAGATCGAGGAGGTGGGGCCGGAGTACCTCGCGCCGTCCCCCGTGGAGTTCTACGGGCTCGGGCGGCGGACCTGAGGGGGGTGGGAGGACGGGGGAACGGGCATCAGGAGCCGGGCGGCGGGGTCCCAAATCTTGAAGAGGGGGTGAGGTGCATGCGCTCGGTACGGAAGGTCCTGATCGTGGTGGCGTTGATGGCCCTGGGGGTGAGCGCCTACGGGTACGGGGCCACCCAGAGCGGGGGGCCCGCGAAGATCCGGATCGGCGTGGTGCACTCCCTGACGGGCCCCCTCTCTCCGGGGGTGCCGGAGGCCAGCCGGTACCAGTTCAAGATCTGGCTTGACGGGCTGAACAAGAAGGGCGGGCTATACCTCAAGAAGTTCGGCCGCCGGGTGCCCATCGAGTTCATCGAGTACGACGACCGAAGCCAGCAGGAGACCCTGATCCGGAACCTGGAGCGGCTCATCCTCCAGGACAAGGTGGACCTGATCCTTCCCCCCTACGGCACGGCCATGCACATCGCGGCCGCACCCATCTTTAACAAGTACGGTTACCCGCTGCTCGGCGTGCATGCGAGCGCGGTGGAGCTCTACAAGCGCCGGCACGAGTTCCCGTATGCCTTCTGGTTCCACGCCCAGCCCGACGTTCATGCCAAAGCCGTGACGGACATGCTCGTGCACTTCCGCCGGAGAGGAGCCATCGGACCGAGGATCGTGGCCACGTACATCGCGGATCAGCACGGATACGAGTTCTGGCCTGCGTACGAAGCGGCCCTCAAGCGAGCGGAATTTCAGATCCTGTACGTGAAGAGCTACCCCTTGCAGGTCTCGGACGTCTCCCCGCTGATCCGAGAGATGAAAGCGTTGAACCCAGACGTGTACATCTCCATCAGCTACCCCTCCGACTTTTCCCTGCTCCTGGAGCAGGCCATTGCCCAGCAGTTCAACCCGAAGATCTACTACGGAACCGTGGGGATCGCCTTCGGGGATCTTCCAAGACGGTATGGTGCGCGCACCATCGAGGGCGTGATGGGCGCGGGAGGCTGCAATCCACAGATTCCGGGCGCCAAGGAGTACTACGAGTTGTACCGGAAGGTGGTCGGCCGGCCCATCGAGTGCTGGGGCGGGGCATACATGCCCGCGGCCCTACAGGTCCTGGAGCAGGCCGTGGAGGAGGTGGGGGAGATTGACCGGAAGAAGATCCGGGACGTCATCGCCACCCGGACCTTCCGGACCATCATGGGCCCCATCCGCTTCAAGGAGCAGATGAACACCTACTGGCCCAGCATGATCGGTCAGTGGCAGGGAGGCCAGTTCCTGGGCGTGTGGGGTCTAGAGGGGCAGATCCGTCCCATGCGGGTTCCCAAGCCGGCCTGGCGAAGGTAACGGAGAAAACGGATCCGGGGGGCGCCTGAGCCAACGAGTGCCCCCCGGTTTCCTTTTCGGAGACGCGGATGGCTGGAAGCGGCACGTGGGTGGCCGTCGTCCTGGACGGCCTGATCCTGGGGGGAGTGTACGCCCTCACCGCCCTGGGGCTGAACCTCCAGTACGCGGTGGCGGGGATCCTCAACCTCGCGTACGGGGAGCTGGTGATGCTGGGGGCCCTGTTGACCTACACCCTGTACACCGCGGGGCGCCTGAGCCCCCTGGCCTCCCTCCTCGGCGTCTCGGCGGCCGCGGGCGTGGTGAGCGGTGCCGCCTACCTCGCGGGCCTGCGGAGGGTTTTCCGCATGGATCGGAGGGAAGCCGAGGTGGCCATGCTCCTCCTGACGTTTGCCCTTTTGTTCATCCTCCAGAGCTCCGCCCTCATGCTCTGGGGAGCGGAGCTGCGGCACTACACCTTCTGGAGCGAGCCGGTGTTCCTCCTGGGGCATCCCTTCAGCACGAACCGTCTGGTGGCCGCGGCGGGAGCGTTTCTGCTCAGCGGTGTGCTGTACGGGATCCTGCGGTGGTCCAGCTTGGGGCGGGTGCTGCGGGGGATGGCGGATAACCCCCGGGCCGCGCAGCTCGTGGGGGTGGGGGTGGAGCGGTATCGGCTCGTGGCCTTCGGCATCGGGGGGATGCTGGCGGGTGCTTCGGGGACCTTGCTGAGCATGTTCTGGTCCTTCAGCCCCACCGCGGGCATTGACGTGACGGTGCGGGCCCTGGTGGTGATCGTGCTCGGAGGGATCGGGAGCGTGGTGGGGAGCCTTACCGCAGGGCTGCTGCTGGGGCTCGCGGAGAGCGTGGTGAGCGCGGTTTGGGACCCTGCCCTGCGGCTCACGGTGAACTTCGCGGTGCTCACGGGGATCCTGCTCTGGCGTCCCCGGGGTCTTTTCGGGTGGCGGACGTGAGGGAGCGAGGGGAATCCGCCGCGTGGGCCACGTACTTCCTGGGGATGCTGGTCCTCCTCACGGCGCCCCGGTGGGGGTCCGCGTACCTCGTGGGATTCTTCGTGGAACTCCTCAGTTACATGGCCCTGGTGACCGCCTGGACCATCTTCTCCGGGCCCACCCGCTACTTTTCCCTGGCCACCGCCGCCTTCTTCGGCATCGGGACGTACGTGACCGTATACCTGGGCGGCCGCATCCCGGTGCTGGCTTGCGTCGCTGCGGCGGCTGTCCTGGCGTACCTGCTGGCCTCTGTGGTGGGCCTCGCGACCCTGCGGCTCAGCGGCCTGTACTTCGTGATGTTCACCTTCGGCCTGAGCGAGTTCCTCCGGCAGTTCGTGCTGTGGTTCGAGGGGCGGCTCTTCCGGAAGGTGGGCCGGATCGTGAGCGTACCCTTCGGCGACCTGGATCTGTACTACACCCTATGGGGGATTACCGCGGTGCTTCTCCTGAGCGCGTTCCTGCTGCGCAGGTCCCGACTGGGGTATGCGCTGCGGGCCATCGGGGAGGACGAGCTGGCCGCCTCCCACGCAGGGGTGGACGTCTCCCGGGTGAAGATCCGGGTGTTCGCGGCGACCGCGAGCGCCATGGCGGTGGTGGGGGCCATCCTGGCTCCCCGGTGGGCCTACGTGCTCCCCGACATGGCCTTCGATCCCACCCGGTCGTTCCAGGTGGTCCTCATGGCCATGCTCGGTGGGATCCGGCACAGCTATGGTCCGTTGTTGGGGACCATCCCGCTGCTCCTCCTCTACGAATGGCTGTACGCCCGTTACCCCTACCCCTTCATGTTCGTGCTGGGCCTCCTCCTCGCGGTCCTGGTCCTGTACGCGCCCGGGGGCGTGTCCGGGATGGTGGAGGGGATCCTGCAGCGGACAGAGGAGCGCCGGCAGGAGGCGGGGCGGATTCGGGCAGAGGAACTGGGGCGCGTGGAGGGGAGCGAGGGGTAGATGCTGGAGGTGCGGGGCGTGAGCCGGCGGTTCGGGGGCCTGGAGGCCCTGGTGGGGGTGGACCTCGTGGCGCGGGCCGGACAACTGGTGGCCGTTATCGGCCCGAACGGGTCGGGGAAGACCACCCTCCTGAACGTCATCAGCGGCGTTCTCAGGCCGGACGCGGGAACGATCCGATGGGAGGGCCGGGACATCACGGGATGGCCCCCTCACCGGGTGGCGCACCTCGGCATCGGCCGGACCTTTCAACGTCCCCGCATCATGGAGGCGATGACGGTGCGGGAGAACATCGGTCTGGGCTTCCTCTTCCGGGCCCGGGGCCTCCCCGTGGCCCAGGCCATGGCGAGGGCAGAGGAGGTGGGGGAGGAGGTGGGACTCGGAGGTCGGCTGGACGTTCCCGCGGGCGACCTCACCTACATTGATCAGAAGCGACTGGAGCTGGCCCGCGCCCTCGCGGGGGATCCGAGGCTCCTCCTGCTGGACGAGTGGCTGGCGGGACTCACGGAAGGGGAACTCCAGGTGGGCCTGGAGCTCCTGAGGCGGCTGCGGGCCCAGGGCAGGGCGGTGATCCTGGTGGAACACGTGATGTCCGCGGTGCGTGCCGTCGCGGACCGGGTGGTGGTGCTGCACGCGGGTCGAAAGATCTTGGAGGGAGAGCCGGAGGAGGTGCTCACCCACCCGGAGGTGGTGGCCACCTACCTCGGGCAGGACACCGGATGCTGAGGGTCGCGGGCCTTACCGTTTTCTACCGCAAGCACAGGGCCCTGCAGGACGTCCACCTGGAACTCCATCCTCGGGAGACGGTGGCCGTCATCGGGGCGAACGGCGCGGGCAAGTCCACCCTCCTGCAGGCCATCGCGGGGCTCGTGCGCCCCCAACCCGGAGCACGCATCGAGTACGAGGGGAAATCCGTCCTGGGATGGAGCCCCGAGCGCCTGGCCCGGGCCGGGGTGGTACTGGTGCCCGAGGGCCGGGAGCTGTTCACGGGGATGACGGTGTACGAGAACCTCCTGCTCGGCGCGCACGGGGTGCGGGATCGGTCCACGGTCCACCGGAGGCTGGAGTGGGTTTGGACCCTCTTTCCCCGCCTTCGGGAGCGCCACGGCCAGCTGGCGGGAACCCTCAGCGGGGGAGAGCAGCAGATGTTGGCCATCGCGCGGGGGCTCATGGCCGGTCCCCGGCTGCTCCTCCTGGATGAGCCCTCCTTGGGGCTTGCACCCCTCATCGTCCGGGAGGTGTTCCAGGTGCTGCAGAGGATTCAGGCGGAGGGCTGCGCCATCCTCCTGGCGGAGCAGAACGTGCGCATGAGCCTTCGGGTGGCCCAGAGGGGCTACGTACTGGAGACCGGCCGCGTGGTGCGCCACGGGACCGCGGCGGAGCTGGCGCGGGACGAACTCGTGCAGCGGGCCTACCTGGGGGGGTGAGCCCTCGTCCATCGAGCTCCGGGGCCTCTCCCAGACCTCCGGTTTCTCATCCCCCACCGTGGCGAACTTGTGTGCGATTCCCCGGTCCGTTGACAGGGGTCGGTCCATTTGTATATGCTGCAGCCGATTCGGGGTGCGGTTGATGGGCAGGCACGGGTGCGGTCTATAGGTCGGCCGGGGAGGGGGGCGGGGCACCGGAGCCCAGGGATCCTCTCCACACGAATCCAGTCCTTCCGGGAGGTCGCGGATGCTGCAGGTGGATCACCTCGGCGTGGTCGTCCGGGACATGGAGGAGGCGCTCCGGTTCTTCGTGGACGTTCTGGGGGGGAAGGTGGTCTCCCACCAGAAGAACGTCATGGGCCGAGAGATCGATCTCGCGTTCGTGGAAGCGTGCGGGATCACCTTTGAGCTCCTCTACCCGTGGGGAGAGACCCATCCGCTTCGGACCTACCTCCAGCAGGTGGGTCCCAGCGTCCACCACATCGCCCTGCGCAGCGAGAACGTGGAGGACACGGTGCAGCGGCTCGATTCCTGGAACATCCGGCCGGAGGGACCACCGGCCATCGTGGGGGGGACCCGGATGGTGCAGTGGCTCGCCCCGGAGGGCACTCTTGGGCTGAGGATCCAACTCCTGGGACCGGTCCCCTCCCGGGCCTCCGAAAGCCAGTAGAGGAGGCGGTCCATGGGGCGCGTACCCATCGCCACCCGGGCGCTCCCCTGGGAGGGGGTTGCCCGGACCTGGCGCTCCGCGGCCCAAGCCGCGCTCCAACCCGCCGTGGGTCTGAGCGTCCTGGTGGCCCTGGCGTTGGGCTGGCTGCTGCTGGCTCCCCTCGGCACCCTGATCTTCGCGGCTTTCCGGGAGGGCACCAACGTCCTTCCCTTCGAACCCGCCTCCCGCTGGACGTTGCAGAACTTCCTCTCGGTGTTCACCAATCCCGTCCTGTACCGGCGGGTGCTCGCGGACACCGCCCTCTACACCCTGGGGAGCTGCGCGGTGGGCCTATTGGTGGGGACGGGGTTCGCGTGGCTGGTGGAGCGCACGGACCTCCCCGGCCGGCACTTGGTCTACGTGGCCCTGCTGGTGCCTCTATTGGTGCCGCCCATCGTGGTGAGCATCGGGTGGGTGATGCTGCTGGGGCCCCGCGCGGGGCTGTTGAACGTTCTGCTGCGGGCCCTGGTGGGAATGGAGGCCACGGGGAACGGTCCCCTCAACATCTTCAGCATGTGGGGGATGATCCTGGTTCAAGGATTTGGGCTTGTGCCCCTGGTGTTCGTCCTCATGGCCTCCGCCTTCCGCAACCTGGACTGGACCCTGGAGGAAGCCGCATGGGTGTGCGGGGCTTCTCAGCTGCGGTCCCTGGTGCGGGTGGTCCTTCCCATGCTGTTCCCCGCGGTGGGTTCGGTGGCCATCCTCTCCCTCATCCTCACCCTGGAGAGTTTTGAGGTTCCCCTGCTCCTGGGCGTCTCCGCGGGGGTTCAGGTCTACAGCACGTGGATCTACTATGCCCTCAATCCCGCGGCGACTCTTCCGAACTACGGGCAGGTGGCTGCCCTCGCGGTTCCGGGACTCCTGGTGGGCATGGTGGGGTTGTGGGCGTACAACCGGGCCACGCAGCTGGCGGAGCGGTACGCGGTGGTGCGGGGGAAGGGGTTCCGGGGCGGGGTTCGGGAGCTCGGGAGGGTCCGGTACGTGGCCATCGGGCTCGTGGGCCTGTACCTCCTGGTGACCGTGGGACTTCCCGTGGGCGTGCTCATCGTGACGAGCCTCTTCCCGGAGGCGGTCCGGACGGGGTTCCAGCAGTGGGGACCGCCGAACCTGGACGCGTACCGCAAGGTGCTCACGGATGCGCAGACGGTCCTCTCCCTCCGGAA from the Armatimonadota bacterium genome contains:
- a CDS encoding ABC transporter ATP-binding protein — translated: MLRVAGLTVFYRKHRALQDVHLELHPRETVAVIGANGAGKSTLLQAIAGLVRPQPGARIEYEGKSVLGWSPERLARAGVVLVPEGRELFTGMTVYENLLLGAHGVRDRSTVHRRLEWVWTLFPRLRERHGQLAGTLSGGEQQMLAIARGLMAGPRLLLLDEPSLGLAPLIVREVFQVLQRIQAEGCAILLAEQNVRMSLRVAQRGYVLETGRVVRHGTAAELARDELVQRAYLGG
- a CDS encoding VOC family protein is translated as MLQVDHLGVVVRDMEEALRFFVDVLGGKVVSHQKNVMGREIDLAFVEACGITFELLYPWGETHPLRTYLQQVGPSVHHIALRSENVEDTVQRLDSWNIRPEGPPAIVGGTRMVQWLAPEGTLGLRIQLLGPVPSRASESQ
- a CDS encoding iron ABC transporter permease yields the protein MGRVPIATRALPWEGVARTWRSAAQAALQPAVGLSVLVALALGWLLLAPLGTLIFAAFREGTNVLPFEPASRWTLQNFLSVFTNPVLYRRVLADTALYTLGSCAVGLLVGTGFAWLVERTDLPGRHLVYVALLVPLLVPPIVVSIGWVMLLGPRAGLLNVLLRALVGMEATGNGPLNIFSMWGMILVQGFGLVPLVFVLMASAFRNLDWTLEEAAWVCGASQLRSLVRVVLPMLFPAVGSVAILSLILTLESFEVPLLLGVSAGVQVYSTWIYYALNPAATLPNYGQVAALAVPGLLVGMVGLWAYNRATQLAERYAVVRGKGFRGGVRELGRVRYVAIGLVGLYLLVTVGLPVGVLIVTSLFPEAVRTGFQQWGPPNLDAYRKVLTDAQTVLSLRNGVVASAAAALLAVAVATGVAWVVTRTNLRGRFLLDFLAFSSVVIPGVILALAVMLVYLWLPVGLYGTLGMLVVAFAARTGTVSRILRTAMMQVHRELEEAAWVSGCAEGTAVRRILIPLVLPAVLAAWVFHFVISFREFTVGLVLYRPETSVAAVRLWHLYERGDLPEAGALGTVMLLGVVAMAYLARRLSGRWGVR